A section of the Pan paniscus chromosome 11, NHGRI_mPanPan1-v2.0_pri, whole genome shotgun sequence genome encodes:
- the SPAAR gene encoding small regulatory polypeptide of amino acid response produces the protein MGAKAPRGPKVAQWAMETAVIGVVVVLFVVTVAITCVLCCFSCDSRSQDPQGGPGRSFTVATFRQEASLFSGPVRHAQPVPSAQDFWTFM, from the coding sequence ATGGGAGCGAAGGCTCCGAGAGGACCTAAGGTTGCTCAGTGGGCCATGGAAACGGCAGTgattggggtggtggtggtgctgttCGTGGTGACTGTGGCCATCACCTGCGTCCTCTGCTGCTTCAGCTGTGACTCAAGGTCCCAGGATCCTCAGGGGGGTCCTGGCCGCAGCTTCACGGTGGCCACGTTTCGCCAGGAAGCTTCTCTCTTCTCGGGGCCTGTTCGCCATGCCCAGCCAGTGCCAAGTGCCCAGGACTTCTGGACCTTCATGTGA
- the HRCT1 gene encoding histidine-rich carboxyl terminus protein 1 yields MLGLLGSTALVGWITGAAVAVLLLLLLLATCLFHGRQDCDVERNRTAAGGNRVRRAQPWPFRRRGHLGIFHHHRHPGHVSHVPNVGLHHHHHPRHTPHHLHHHHHHPHRHHPRHAR; encoded by the coding sequence ATGCTGGGCCTCCTGGGGAGCACGGCCCTCGTGGGATGGATCACAGGTGCTGCTGTGGcggtcctgctgctgctgctgctgctggccaccTGCCTTTTCCACGGACGGCAGGACTGTGACGTGGAGAGGAACCGTACAGCTGCAGGGGGAAACCGAGTCCGCCGGGCCCAGCCTTGGCCCTTCCGGCGGCGGGGCCACCTGGGAATCTTTCACCATCACCGTCATCCTGGCCACGTATCTCATGTGCCGAATGTgggcctccaccaccaccaccacccccgccaCACccctcaccacctccaccaccaccaccaccacccccaccgcCACCATCCCCGCCACGCTCGCTGA